In Nocardioides nitrophenolicus, the genomic window ACCCACATCGGCGGGCGGGCGCGGTCGAGGCTGGCGTGGACGACCTTCGTGGAGGTGTATTCGAGGAGGGTCTCGGCCGCGCCCTCGCGACCGAACCCGCTGGCCTTGACCCCGCCCTGCGGCTGGCCGAGCGGCGTGGCGAACCAGGTGTTCACCCAGACCATCCCCGAGTCGAGGCGGTCGGCGATCCGCAGCCCCTGGCCGAGCTCGCTGCTCCAGACACCGTTGGCGAGGCCGTAGTCGACACGGTTCACGCGCTCGACCACCTCGTCCTCGCCGTCCCAGACCTCCACCGTCAGCACGGGGCCGAAGAACTCCTCCGCCGAGGCGCTGGTCGCGCCGTCCGCCGAGGACAGCACCGTCGGGCGGAAGTAGCTGCCGCCGGCCAGCTCGGCCGGAAGCTCCGGAACGCCGCCACCGGCGCGCACCTCGGCCCCCTCGCCGACGGCGGCCGCCACCCGGTGGGCGACCTGGTCGCGATGGGTGCGGCTGACGAGCGGGCCCAGCTGCGTGGCCGGGTCGAGCGCGTCGCCGACGACGATCCGCTCCGCGCGCTCGCACACCCGGTCGAGCAGGGCGTCGTGGATCTCGCGATGCGCAAGGACCCTCGACGCGGCGAAGCAGACCTCGCCGTTCGCGGCGAAGATGCCGGTCAGCACGTCCTCGGTCACGGTGTCGAGGTCCGCGTCGGCGCAGACCACCATCGAGCCCTTGCCACCCAGCTCCATCAGCGCCGGCGTGAGGCCGGCGGCGGCATCGCCCAGGATGCTCCTGCCGGTCCTTGTGCCGCCGGTGAAGCTGATCTTCGCGACCCGAGGGTTCGACACCAGCGCGCGCCCGACCTCCGGCCCCAGTCCGGTGACGACGTTGACCACCCCCGGCGGGAACAGGTCCTGCACGAGCCGGACGAACTCGACCGTCGCGACCGACGCCAGCTCGCTCGGCTTGACCACCACCGTGTTGCCCGCCGCCAGTGCGGGCGCGAGCTTGTGCGCCACCGAGATCAGCGGCGAGTTCCACGGTACGAGCGCCGCCACCACACCGAGCGGTCGCGGCGAGGTCGCGACGTGGGCGCCCGGACCGCAGGGGAGGGTGCGGCCGTGGAGGTCCCGGACGATGCCCGAGAAGTAGCGGAAGATCTCCGCCGCCGTCGGTACGTCGATCAGCCCGGCCTCGCGGATCGCGCGCCCGTTCTCCGTCGCCAGCAGCCTGGGCCACCACTCGGCCGACGCCGACAGCCGTTCGGCCACCTCCCACAGCAGCGCCTGACGGGTATCGAGGGAGGTGTGCCGCCACGACGCGAACGCTCGCGCGGCAGCATCCACCGCCAGGTCGGCGTCGGCCGCGGTCCCGGCCGCCACCTCCGCCCAGCCCCGGCCGGTGCTCGGGTCCACCGCCGTGAACGTGGGGCCCACGGGAAGCTCCTCGCCACCGACGAGCTGCGGGACGGCGTACGAGAGGGTCAGCCGGTCCGGCTGCAGGGTCGTCCCGGTCATGTCAGAGCCCGAGGTGAGCGGAGTGGAAGGGGTTGTCGATCCGGATCCGCCAGGTGCCGTCGGGCTCCCGGCAGAAGACGTTGCTGTCGACCGCCTCCATCTCGACCGGCTCGCCGTCGGGACCGGTGCCGGTGAGCTGCCACCGGAGCGCGACGAGGACCACGTCGCCGGCATCGACGCGGTGCAGCTCCTCGACGGTGAGGTGCGGCTTGGTGTCGATGAACGCCTGCAACGCCTCGCGCAGCGCCGGCAGGCCGGTGACCGGCGCGGTTCCCGGCGCCGTCTGGAAGACGGTCCTCTCGTCCCAGCAGGACAGGGCGAGGTCCAGGTCGCCCTCGTTCATCGCCTCGACGAACAGCTCGTTGATCTCGGTGACGCTGTTGTGCGATCCCATCGTGACTCCTCGGTGCGTAGCGGCGATGTGACGGATCGATCGCCGGCGGAGTCGTCAACGTAGGTTCGGCGCCACCCCCGGCGGATCCCCCGGCGACGGTCGGTCCGAGGGTCCCCTGATCAGGGGAGGTCCGGTCGACGGGCACCGTCGCCGCCCAGGTTCCGAACCGGACGGAGGTCGACGACGACACCTGAGCCGCCAGAGCGGGTCGGCTCAGGCAGTGCCCGGCACCTCATCGGCGTGGAAGGGATCTCGCGTCGACGCTGATCGCGGGCTGAGGTCGGCCCGCTGGCGCGCGGTCGGGTCCTGCGAGGGCCGACGACGGTGGCGGGCTCATCCCCTCCGGACGGCGAGCTCGTCGAGCGCCGCCTGCATGGCCTCCTCCACCCGGCGGGCGAACTCCGGAGCGTCCACCTCGCCCACGTGCGCGCGCTGTGCTGGCAGTACCCGGGTGCGCAGCCGCACGGGGACCGGGAGGTAGGGCAGGAACCCGGCCAGGCCCACGTTCAGCCCCCACGGGATGGTCAGGGACACCGGCAGCGCCTTGAGCCTGAGGAGCTGGTCGAGCTTGAGCCGTCGCGCCCAGCGCTGGCCGTCGTCGAGGACCAGGAGGGTGTTCCCGGCACCGGCGGTGACGACAGGGACGATCGGTACGTCGTGCTCGATCGCCAGGCGGGCGAAGCCGGAGCGTCCCCCGAAGACGATGCGGTCCTTGTCCTTGTGGGCCTTGAAGGCGTCGAGGTCGCCGCCGGGGAAGACCAGGACGTGACGGCCGGCGACGAGTGCCTCCTGCGCGGCGGACCGGCTCGCGGGCCGGCAGCCGAGCTGCTCGAGCAGCGGGCCGAGGCCGACCGTCCAGGCGATCTGGTGGACCAGGGTCGTGACCGGTCGGTCGAGGTCGAGGTCGTCGAGTGCGGCCAGGGTGGCGAGGACGTTGGGGTCGAACAGGCTGCCGAAGCCGTGGTTGGCGACGAACAGGACCGGTCCGTCGGGCAGCTCGTCCGGAAGGTCGATCTCGAGGCGGTGATAGTGGCGGACGGCCTCGATCGCGAGGCGCCGGAGGTCCTCGATCACGGTCTGGATCACGGTGCGGCCAGCCTCGCCTCGAGCCTGGGGAACTGGGCCAGGGCGTTGGTCCGCAGCACCTTGGGCAGCTCGGTGCTGTCGAACGAGCGCGGCAGCTGGGGTGCGGGGTCGCCGGGGATGGTGAAGACCTCCGCCGAGAAGGGCCAGTCAGTGGCGAACATGATGTGCGACACCGGCGCGACCTCCTTGACCGCCATCATGGCCGACGGGGCAGGCGACAGGGCGGTGTCGTAGAAGAGGCGGCCGTAGTCGAGGTTCTGCTCGTCGAGCAGGCCGAGGCCGAGGTTCTGCATGATCGGCGTGGCGTACTGCAGCAGCGAGGTCCGGTACGCGAGGAAGGGCAGCGTGCCGCCGGCGTGGGCGAGCAGCCACCGGACGAAGGGGTACGCCGTGAAGGTCCCCCGGTAGCTCAGGTTCACCGCCGCCCGGGTGGTGTCGAACGGGAACTCGAACAGGAACGCCGGCAGGCCGAGGTCGGGCATCACCGGGGTGACGGGGTGTACGAAGACCATGGCGCCGAGCTGGTTGAGGGTGGCCATCAGCGCCTTGAGCCGGGGGTCGCCGAGGTAGACACCGTCGTACTGGCTGAACAGGCCCACGCCGTCGAAGCCGAGCACCTTGATCGCGCGGGTGGCCTCGGCGCGGGCGTTGGCGAGGTCGTCGGGGTCGTCGAGGTCGCCGAGCGGGAGCACCGCGAGGGCGCCGAACCGCTTCGCGAGGGTTCCGCTTCCCTTGATCAGGGTCTCGTAGGTGTAGTCGTTGATCCGGCGGGCCATCGCGTTGCGCTCCGCGGCGGTCGGCAGGTAGGCGACGCCGGGCTCGGAGATCGAGACCACCTGGGCGGCGATCCCGAAGTCGTTCATGAAGGTGACGGCCCTCTGGGGACTCCAGGCGGGCAGTTTCTTGCCGCCTGCCTCGGTGATGCCGTGCTCGGCGAGCGAGGCTCGGTAGAAGTCGGGAATGTGATGGCAGTGCACGTCGATCCGGGTCCGTGGGAGCGGCAGGAGCGGTACGGCGGACGCCGGCAGTCTCGCGCCCAGGGCGGCGACGGGGCCGGTCGCGGCAGCACCGAGGATGCTTCGGCGGCTGATCGGTGCGGTCATGGTGTGGTCCTTCCAGCGATGCGTGGGAACAGGCCGAGCGCGTTGGTCCGGTCGATGGCTGCGCGCTGGCGTCGCTTGAGCGCGATGTCCTCGTACTCCTGGCGCATGAAGCGCACGGCGGGCGCGGGTGCGAACGGGTAGTCGCTGCCGTACAGGACGTGGGTCGGGTCGGCGAAGGAGAGCAGGCTGGGCAGGGCGTGCGGGGTCGAGGACAGCGCGACGTCGAAGTAGAAGCGGCGCAGCACGTCGAGCCGGCGCTCGCGTTCCCGCTTGCGCGCGACCATCGCCTTGGCCTGGGCCAGCCTGGGCTCGTCGCGGATCATCGTGAGCAGGACCCGGTGGGCGATGTAGGGCAGGAAGCCGCCCGCGTGGGAGAGGATCCAGCGGATGCCGTCGTACTTCTCCAGCGCCCCGGACAGCACCAGGCCGGTGGCCGCACGGACGGTGTCGAGCAGGAAGTCCGCGGTGAACGACGGGATGCCGGGCGCGGGTTCGGCGGGCAGCTCGCCGGGGTGGAGGAAGACCACGGCGCGCCGCGCGTGCAGGTAGGCCAGGAGCGGTTCGAGGTCCTTCTCGTAGGGGTAGCAGCCCGCCACGTTGCTCAGCAGCACGATGCCGTCGGCGCCCAGGGAGTCGAGGGCGTACTCGGCTTCGGCGAGCGCGCCGGCCAGGTCGGGCAGCGTCAGCGTGGCGAAGAACCCGAACCGGTGCGGGTGGTCGGCGACGACGCCGGCGGCGTAGTCGTTGACCTCGCGGGCGGTGCGGCGGGCTTGGCGGTCGTCGCCGAACCACGCGCCCGGCGTGGACAGCGAGAGGATGCTGGTCGCGATGCCGTTGCGGTCCATGAGGCGGAGCGCCCGCTCGGCCGTCCACGACGGCACGTCGACGCCACCGGGCCTGATGCCCTTGTCCTTCAGGAGGTCCGCATAGGCCGGCGGTACGACGTGGTGGTGCACGTCGATCCGGGCCGGGCTGCTGCCCATCAGGCCAGACCCAGCTGGTCGACCAGCGCCCGCGTGAGGGATCTCGTGTCGCCCCGCGCGGTCCCGAACACGAACTTGTCCGGCCGCAGCACCACGACCGCCCCCTCCCGCACACCGTGGCGACGCAGCCAGCGCGCGAAGGCGCCCGAGGTGTCCTCGAGGTCCACGAGGCCCGCGCGCCGCCGACCGTCGCCGACCGATCCCTGCGGGCGGGTGCCGAAGTCGTAGATCGTGGCGTACGTCGGCTCGACCCGGGCCCACGTGTCGAGGTCCGCGCCGAGAGCCTCGCGCGGGTCGACGCCGACGCCGATCACGGACCAGCCGATGCCGATCGCGTCGTCGAGCCGGACCGGGCGGCCGTCGTACCGACGGACCAGCGGCTGGGGCGACAGGGTGCCCTCGATGCCGCGCAGGCCGCGCGGCAGGCCGAGGTAGGCGCCCTTCTGGTAGCGGGGCTTGGGCTTCATCCCGGCGCGGCGCAGCCAGCCGCCCACGCCCGGCGTGCGCAGGGCGGTCCTCAGCGCGGCATCACGCGCGCGGGCCTTGGCCGGGTTCTTCACCGACACCAGCGACTTGTTGAGCACCGACAGGTCGATCATCGCCTTGGCGTGCGGCCGGCGTTCGGACTCGTAGGAGTCGAGGATCGCCAGGTCGGCGCCGTGCTTGAGGATCGCCTCCAGCTTCCAGGAGAGGTTGTCGGAGTCGCGGACGCCGGCGTTCATGCCCTGGCCGATGAACTGCGGGGTCATGTGCGCGGCGTCGCCCGCGAGCAGCACGCGGCCCTCGCGCCACCGGTCCGCGACCACGGCGTTGAAGGTGTAGACGAGCTGACGGATCACGACGACCTCCTCGGGGTCGACGTAGCGCGCCATCAGTCGGCGCACGGTCTCGTCCGACTCGAACTCGTCCTTGTCGTCCTCGTCCTTCAGCGCGAACTCGAAGCGGTGGTGACCTCCGGGCTGCGGACAGCTGACGGTCGGCAGGTCGGGGTCGCAGACGAAGTCGAAGTACGGCAGGTGGCGGAAGGCGTCGACGCCGTCCTTGGCCTCGAGGTCGATGACCAGCCACCGCTCGGGATAGCTCTTGCCTGTCATGTCGACGCCGAGCGAGGTGCGGACGACACTGCGGCCGCCGTCGGCGCCGATCAGGAAGGACGCCCGCACGGACTCGGTCGTCTCGTCGAGGACGGCCTCGCGCCTGCCGTAGCCCGACCCCGTCGACCCGGCGTGCACGACGGTGACCCCGTCGCCGTCCTGGTCGAAGGAGACGACCTCGCGGCCGCGTCGTACCTCGACCCGCGGGTAGCGGGCGAGCTGCTCCTCGAGCCGGTTCTCGAGGTAGGGCTGGTAGAGGAAGTTGGTGACCGGCCACGACAGGGGCCGCTGGGACTCGCGGAACTGCACCAGCAACGTTCCGTCGGCCTTGACCCACTGCACGGCGCTGTCGACGTTCATGTCGGCGTGGATCTCGTCGGCCACGCCGGCGGTCTGGAAGACCCGCAGCGCCTCGTCGTCGGTGTAGACCGCGCGCGCCATGCCGTAGAACTCGGGCTCGCGCTCGAGGACAAGGACGCTCAGGCCACGACGGCCCAGCAGGGTGGCCATGGTCAGGCCGGTCGGTCCGAGCCCGACCACGACGACGTCGTACTCGCTGCTGCTCATGATGCCGCTCCTGCGGGGGTACTGAGGCCGGGTACGGCGATCTCGGGACGGCGCGCGTTGCGGGCGGCACTGCGGATCTGGCCGAGCCTGTCGAGGAGGCCGGAGTCGACCGGCTGGTGGCCCCAGCTGCTGATGCCCTGGTGGGTGGCGACCCGCCAGGCGTCCTCGAGCTCGGGGGTGAACACGATCGGGTTCCAGCCGACCTCGAGCTCGAAGCCGGAGGGGGTCACGCAGTAGAAGGACAGCTCGCGGTCGTTGGTGTGCTGGCCGACCGACCAGGCCATCGTGAAGCCCAGGGCCCGGACCCGCTCGTAGGCACCGAGCATGTCCTCGAGTGAGGCCGCCTCGATGTTGACGTGCTGGGCGCGGGTGCGGATCGGGTCGACCCTGAGGCCCTGGAGGTTGGCGACGGCAATCGAGTGGTGTCGCTCGTTGACCCGCAGGAAGCGGATCTTCAGCGTCAGGCCGCTGATGTTCTCGTCGATGTAGTCCGAGAGCCGGGAGTCGAAGAGCGTGGCGTAGTAGCGGTGGATGCCGAGCGGGTCGCGGGAGGTGATCGCGACGTGGCCCATGCCCGACCCACCCGTCACGAAGCCGGAGCTGATCATCCGCAGCGGCTCGGCCGTCGTGAGCGGCGTCGTGAAGACCTCCTGCACGATGCCCTTCGGCCCGGCGAAGCGCCACAGCCGCTCGACGCCGCGCCGTGCGGCCTCCTCGGCGGTGCCCTCCTCGATCGGTACGCCGCGCTCGGTGACCCGGGCGAGGATCCGGTCGAAGGTCTCGTGGCCGTCGACCTGCCAGCCGATCGCCATCAGGTCCTCGGCGAGGCCGCGCCGCACGAGGAACCGGCACGCGTGGTCGTCGAGCCGGAACCGGAGCGTGTCGCCGTCGAGCTCGTCGACGTGCAGGCCGATCGCGTCGGCGCCGAAGCGGTGCCACTCGGTCATCCGCCGCGACTCCACGACGAGGTAGCCGAGGTGGACGGCGCCGAAGACGGACGGGCCCGTGGTCGGCCGGAGGAACGCGACGCTCACCGCTCGTCCCCGAGGTGGGCGGCGGCCAGGGCGTTGAACTGCTCGGCCCGCTCCCACTGCGCCCAGTGACCCGTGTTGGCCATCAGGAACAGGTCGCAGTCCTGCATCGTGCTCGCCAGCCGCGCGCCGCCCGAGGGACGGTTGACCTTGTCCTCGGCGCCCCACACGACCAGGGTGGGAACCTCGCACCGAGCGAGGCGCGGGTCGCGGGTCAGGTCCATCCGCCACAAGGTGCGCAGGGCGGTGGGCCCCGAGGGCCGGCGCAACGGCGGCGAGGACACGACCTCCGGCTGGATGCTGGCCTCGTAGCGCAGGTCGAT contains:
- a CDS encoding aldehyde dehydrogenase family protein; this translates as MTGTTLQPDRLTLSYAVPQLVGGEELPVGPTFTAVDPSTGRGWAEVAAGTAADADLAVDAAARAFASWRHTSLDTRQALLWEVAERLSASAEWWPRLLATENGRAIREAGLIDVPTAAEIFRYFSGIVRDLHGRTLPCGPGAHVATSPRPLGVVAALVPWNSPLISVAHKLAPALAAGNTVVVKPSELASVATVEFVRLVQDLFPPGVVNVVTGLGPEVGRALVSNPRVAKISFTGGTRTGRSILGDAAAGLTPALMELGGKGSMVVCADADLDTVTEDVLTGIFAANGEVCFAASRVLAHREIHDALLDRVCERAERIVVGDALDPATQLGPLVSRTHRDQVAHRVAAAVGEGAEVRAGGGVPELPAELAGGSYFRPTVLSSADGATSASAEEFFGPVLTVEVWDGEDEVVERVNRVDYGLANGVWSSELGQGLRIADRLDSGMVWVNTWFATPLGQPQGGVKASGFGREGAAETLLEYTSTKVVHASLDRARPPMWV
- a CDS encoding YybH family protein, translating into MGSHNSVTEINELFVEAMNEGDLDLALSCWDERTVFQTAPGTAPVTGLPALREALQAFIDTKPHLTVEELHRVDAGDVVLVALRWQLTGTGPDGEPVEMEAVDSNVFCREPDGTWRIRIDNPFHSAHLGL
- a CDS encoding 1-acyl-sn-glycerol-3-phosphate acyltransferase codes for the protein MIQTVIEDLRRLAIEAVRHYHRLEIDLPDELPDGPVLFVANHGFGSLFDPNVLATLAALDDLDLDRPVTTLVHQIAWTVGLGPLLEQLGCRPASRSAAQEALVAGRHVLVFPGGDLDAFKAHKDKDRIVFGGRSGFARLAIEHDVPIVPVVTAGAGNTLLVLDDGQRWARRLKLDQLLRLKALPVSLTIPWGLNVGLAGFLPYLPVPVRLRTRVLPAQRAHVGEVDAPEFARRVEEAMQAALDELAVRRG
- a CDS encoding amidohydrolase family protein, whose protein sequence is MTAPISRRSILGAAATGPVAALGARLPASAVPLLPLPRTRIDVHCHHIPDFYRASLAEHGITEAGGKKLPAWSPQRAVTFMNDFGIAAQVVSISEPGVAYLPTAAERNAMARRINDYTYETLIKGSGTLAKRFGALAVLPLGDLDDPDDLANARAEATRAIKVLGFDGVGLFSQYDGVYLGDPRLKALMATLNQLGAMVFVHPVTPVMPDLGLPAFLFEFPFDTTRAAVNLSYRGTFTAYPFVRWLLAHAGGTLPFLAYRTSLLQYATPIMQNLGLGLLDEQNLDYGRLFYDTALSPAPSAMMAVKEVAPVSHIMFATDWPFSAEVFTIPGDPAPQLPRSFDSTELPKVLRTNALAQFPRLEARLAAP
- a CDS encoding amidohydrolase family protein; protein product: MGSSPARIDVHHHVVPPAYADLLKDKGIRPGGVDVPSWTAERALRLMDRNGIATSILSLSTPGAWFGDDRQARRTAREVNDYAAGVVADHPHRFGFFATLTLPDLAGALAEAEYALDSLGADGIVLLSNVAGCYPYEKDLEPLLAYLHARRAVVFLHPGELPAEPAPGIPSFTADFLLDTVRAATGLVLSGALEKYDGIRWILSHAGGFLPYIAHRVLLTMIRDEPRLAQAKAMVARKRERERRLDVLRRFYFDVALSSTPHALPSLLSFADPTHVLYGSDYPFAPAPAVRFMRQEYEDIALKRRQRAAIDRTNALGLFPRIAGRTTP
- the mhpA gene encoding bifunctional 3-(3-hydroxy-phenyl)propionate/3-hydroxycinnamic acid hydroxylase MhpA, which gives rise to MSSSEYDVVVVGLGPTGLTMATLLGRRGLSVLVLEREPEFYGMARAVYTDDEALRVFQTAGVADEIHADMNVDSAVQWVKADGTLLVQFRESQRPLSWPVTNFLYQPYLENRLEEQLARYPRVEVRRGREVVSFDQDGDGVTVVHAGSTGSGYGRREAVLDETTESVRASFLIGADGGRSVVRTSLGVDMTGKSYPERWLVIDLEAKDGVDAFRHLPYFDFVCDPDLPTVSCPQPGGHHRFEFALKDEDDKDEFESDETVRRLMARYVDPEEVVVIRQLVYTFNAVVADRWREGRVLLAGDAAHMTPQFIGQGMNAGVRDSDNLSWKLEAILKHGADLAILDSYESERRPHAKAMIDLSVLNKSLVSVKNPAKARARDAALRTALRTPGVGGWLRRAGMKPKPRYQKGAYLGLPRGLRGIEGTLSPQPLVRRYDGRPVRLDDAIGIGWSVIGVGVDPREALGADLDTWARVEPTYATIYDFGTRPQGSVGDGRRRAGLVDLEDTSGAFARWLRRHGVREGAVVVLRPDKFVFGTARGDTRSLTRALVDQLGLA
- a CDS encoding VOC family protein; translation: MSVAFLRPTTGPSVFGAVHLGYLVVESRRMTEWHRFGADAIGLHVDELDGDTLRFRLDDHACRFLVRRGLAEDLMAIGWQVDGHETFDRILARVTERGVPIEEGTAEEAARRGVERLWRFAGPKGIVQEVFTTPLTTAEPLRMISSGFVTGGSGMGHVAITSRDPLGIHRYYATLFDSRLSDYIDENISGLTLKIRFLRVNERHHSIAVANLQGLRVDPIRTRAQHVNIEAASLEDMLGAYERVRALGFTMAWSVGQHTNDRELSFYCVTPSGFELEVGWNPIVFTPELEDAWRVATHQGISSWGHQPVDSGLLDRLGQIRSAARNARRPEIAVPGLSTPAGAAS